A stretch of Calditrichia bacterium DNA encodes these proteins:
- a CDS encoding metal-dependent hydrolase produces the protein MAIAGGQVELSADKLIEFANHPLHDGDVRTLLICIAFTWFMALFPDVDTESRPRKMFHRAAFVAITILWYFNAYDLMALFALVAIAPLLHKHRGWTHAWPTPWFFALIFAVAWEYARVQQGWFRSFSWENVLDFLTHRWIFVAAIIAGHYTHLFLDLPVFSYFKRRLS, from the coding sequence TTGGCAATTGCCGGTGGACAAGTTGAACTTTCGGCAGATAAGTTAATCGAATTTGCCAATCATCCGCTGCACGACGGTGACGTGCGAACACTGCTCATTTGTATCGCGTTCACTTGGTTTATGGCGCTTTTCCCGGATGTCGATACGGAATCCCGTCCCCGTAAAATGTTTCATCGCGCAGCTTTTGTTGCGATAACTATCCTGTGGTATTTTAATGCATATGACCTGATGGCGTTGTTTGCGCTGGTGGCAATTGCACCGCTGTTACATAAACATCGCGGGTGGACCCATGCATGGCCAACGCCGTGGTTTTTCGCCCTCATTTTTGCGGTAGCGTGGGAATATGCCCGCGTTCAACAAGGCTGGTTTCGCAGCTTTTCATGGGAAAATGTGCTTGATTTTTTAACCCACCGCTGGATTTTTGTTGCCGCTATCATCGCCGGACATTACACACACCTTTTTCTCGATCTGCCTGTTTTTTCTTATTTTAAACGCCGTTTGAGCTAA
- a CDS encoding NTP transferase domain-containing protein, which translates to MQGLILAAGRGTRLQPFTNTRTKAMAPIAGKPIVERVMAPMAANGITDFVVVYGPDDPEIQSYFQKNAPAEWRISWAVQRERRGMGDALRSAIEQIHDDFMLSACDNLVPEGTVDELLRIWRQTPGLGGVLTLMQVPREKISRSGIVELSDNRITRIVEKPHPDEAPTNIASMPLYIFEKELMAHIPNIPLSKRGEYELQDAIQMHIDSGAALQGHRIETRQTLTSPADLLSINLRYLETENPDYFSVSAKLGKNSSLVSPYFVEDGVVIGNDCEIGSNVFIENGAQIGSRVTLKNSVVLRNAIIPDDTVVQDEVIFSE; encoded by the coding sequence ATGCAGGGATTGATTTTGGCCGCCGGTCGCGGCACGCGATTGCAACCCTTCACCAACACCCGCACAAAAGCGATGGCACCCATCGCCGGAAAACCGATTGTCGAACGCGTGATGGCGCCAATGGCAGCCAACGGGATCACCGATTTTGTGGTGGTTTACGGACCGGACGATCCGGAAATCCAATCGTATTTTCAGAAAAATGCGCCGGCTGAATGGCGGATTTCGTGGGCAGTGCAGCGTGAGCGGCGCGGAATGGGCGATGCACTGCGCAGCGCGATTGAGCAGATTCACGATGATTTTATGCTATCTGCCTGCGATAATCTGGTGCCGGAAGGAACTGTTGACGAGCTTCTGAGAATCTGGCGGCAAACGCCCGGTTTGGGCGGCGTGCTGACGCTGATGCAGGTCCCTCGCGAAAAAATCAGCCGTTCCGGAATCGTTGAATTGAGCGACAATCGCATTACCCGGATTGTTGAAAAACCGCATCCTGACGAAGCACCGACCAATATCGCCAGCATGCCGCTGTATATTTTCGAAAAAGAATTGATGGCGCATATCCCGAATATCCCGCTTTCCAAACGTGGCGAATACGAGCTACAGGATGCCATTCAAATGCACATCGATTCGGGTGCGGCGTTGCAAGGGCACCGCATCGAAACCCGGCAAACCCTCACCAGCCCGGCGGATTTGTTGAGCATCAACCTGCGTTATCTCGAAACCGAAAATCCCGATTATTTTTCAGTGAGTGCTAAACTCGGTAAAAATAGCAGTTTAGTGTCACCATATTTTGTCGAAGATGGGGTTGTAATCGGAAATGATTGCGAAATCGGCAGCAATGTTTTTATCGAAAATGGCGCACAAATTGGATCTCGCGTTACATTAAAAAATTCGGTTGTACTCCGCAACGCCATCATTCCCGATGATACCGTTGTTCAAGATGAAGTAATTTTTTCTGAATAA
- a CDS encoding nodulation protein NfeD: protein MKHKLNIFFAALMIWAGTAAAQVYHIEISGTIDLGLPPYIERVIEDAKAADAKAIVLEVNTFGGRVDAATQIKDILLNTDLPTIAYVNKRAISAGALISLSCTKIGMTPGSSIGAATVVNQQGEKGSEKQISYFRAEMGATAERNGRNRMIAEGMVDEDVVVEGLSEKGKLITLTADDAIKWKIADAITPTLEAFLDSLGYGEEEIVYNSVNWAEELVRFFTGPVISSLLISLGLLGLFIEIKSPGWGLPGTLGLLCLGLFFGSHYIISLASAVEIILFFAGVALLLVEIFILPGFGVAGIAGVLALVAGIYLSLIGSFETVTFSDFSNAAYRIFGSLTLTMVAAVIVARFLPNTSIWRKISLGDEQKRESGYVVNKDYSRHVGKTGVAVTPLRPSGIGQFSGERLDVVSEGGFIEINTPIKIVHIDGYRLIVREQKTGKEITEDS, encoded by the coding sequence ATGAAACATAAGTTGAACATTTTTTTTGCAGCACTGATGATTTGGGCGGGCACCGCTGCCGCACAAGTCTATCATATTGAAATTTCCGGAACAATCGATCTCGGGCTGCCGCCATACATCGAAAGGGTTATCGAAGATGCCAAAGCTGCGGACGCCAAAGCCATTGTGCTGGAAGTGAACACATTTGGCGGGCGGGTGGATGCCGCCACGCAAATCAAGGATATTTTGTTGAATACGGATCTGCCGACGATCGCGTATGTGAATAAACGGGCGATCAGTGCGGGTGCGTTGATCAGCTTGTCCTGCACCAAAATCGGGATGACGCCCGGCAGTTCCATCGGTGCGGCGACCGTTGTAAATCAGCAGGGTGAAAAGGGTTCCGAGAAACAGATTTCCTATTTTCGTGCGGAAATGGGCGCCACAGCAGAACGCAACGGGCGCAACCGGATGATCGCCGAAGGCATGGTTGACGAAGACGTTGTTGTGGAAGGATTGTCCGAAAAAGGTAAACTCATCACCCTCACCGCAGACGATGCCATAAAATGGAAAATTGCCGATGCAATTACGCCAACACTCGAAGCATTTTTGGACAGTCTTGGCTATGGCGAAGAAGAAATTGTTTACAATAGTGTGAACTGGGCGGAAGAATTGGTGCGGTTTTTCACCGGACCGGTAATCAGTTCCCTGCTGATTTCGTTGGGATTATTGGGACTTTTTATCGAGATAAAATCGCCCGGCTGGGGATTGCCCGGGACGTTGGGATTGTTGTGTTTGGGGCTGTTTTTCGGAAGCCATTACATCATCAGTCTGGCCAGCGCTGTTGAAATAATCCTGTTTTTTGCTGGCGTTGCGTTATTATTGGTGGAGATTTTTATTTTGCCGGGATTTGGCGTCGCCGGGATAGCCGGCGTTTTAGCATTGGTTGCAGGTATTTATCTCAGTTTAATCGGCAGCTTCGAAACGGTGACATTCAGCGATTTTTCCAATGCGGCGTATCGTATTTTCGGATCGCTGACATTGACGATGGTCGCGGCGGTTATCGTCGCGCGATTTTTGCCCAACACCAGCATTTGGCGAAAAATCAGCCTCGGCGATGAACAAAAACGCGAATCCGGATATGTGGTCAACAAAGATTACAGTCGCCACGTTGGCAAAACCGGTGTTGCGGTTACGCCGTTGCGTCCGTCCGGTATCGGGCAATTTAGCGGCGAACGGCTCGATGTTGTCAGCGAAGGCGGATTTATCGAAATAAATACGCCCATCAAAATTGTGCATATCGATGGTTACCGGCTGATTGTTCGCGAACAAAAAACCGGAAAAGAGATAACAGAAGATTCGTAA
- a CDS encoding Stp1/IreP family PP2C-type Ser/Thr phosphatase, whose protein sequence is MLKIFGQTDVGKVRNNNEDHFLVMQTTSDSIDKLPQIFAVPTTVSPAILMVSDGMGGAAAGEVASLMAVNTVAEWFKSSENEFSDPITAIDDALQQANRNIIEYAKTHQGKYGMGATGTLAVVFGKRLVIGQVGDSRAYLIRNNAIRQLTRDQSFVNQLVEAGKITEEEAEIHPRRNIILQALGNEEKLDVVISEEELQSGDKLLLCSDGLSGMIPKNELLEIVTASSDIASTTAQLIQRANELGGIDNITVVCASWDDETA, encoded by the coding sequence ACGAAACAATAATGAAGATCACTTTTTGGTGATGCAAACCACCAGCGACAGTATCGATAAATTACCCCAAATATTCGCAGTCCCAACCACTGTTTCACCAGCAATTTTGATGGTTTCCGACGGAATGGGTGGTGCGGCAGCGGGCGAAGTTGCCAGCTTGATGGCAGTAAATACGGTTGCCGAGTGGTTTAAATCATCTGAAAATGAGTTCTCCGATCCCATTACAGCCATCGATGATGCGTTACAGCAGGCAAACCGAAATATAATCGAATATGCGAAAACACATCAGGGAAAATACGGGATGGGTGCAACCGGAACGCTGGCGGTTGTTTTTGGTAAACGACTGGTGATCGGACAGGTTGGTGATAGCCGTGCCTACCTCATTCGCAATAACGCAATCCGGCAACTCACCCGCGACCAATCTTTTGTGAATCAATTGGTTGAAGCAGGCAAAATTACCGAAGAAGAAGCCGAAATTCACCCGCGCCGCAACATTATTTTGCAGGCATTGGGAAACGAGGAAAAACTTGACGTCGTGATTTCTGAGGAAGAATTACAATCCGGCGATAAATTGCTGCTTTGCAGCGACGGATTAAGCGGGATGATTCCCAAAAATGAGCTGCTGGAAATTGTTACCGCTTCTTCCGATATAGCCAGCACAACTGCGCAACTAATTCAACGGGCGAATGAATTGGGTGGGATTGACAATATTACGGTTGTATGCGCAAGCTGGGATGACGAAACAGCATAA
- the floA gene encoding flotillin-like protein FloA (flotillin-like protein involved in membrane lipid rafts), translating to MSFLGPFLGIGGFIAVVLLLMLFFYFIPVQLWVTAIASRVRVSLLSLVGMRLRKISPALIVNVLINARKAGLNVTTELLETHYLAGGNVKRVVDALIAADKAGIDLDFKLATAIDLAGRNVLEAVQTSVNPKVIDSPKQGKISAVAKDGIQLNASARVTVRANLQRLVGGATEDTIIARVGEGIVSAIGSADSYKVVLENPDQISKKVLSRGLDSGTAFEILSIDIADVDVGKNVGAFLQADQAGADLKVAQAKAETRRAMAVAQEQEMKARTQEMRAKVVEAEAQVPQAIAKAFEEGKLGVFDYYNLKNIQSDTSMRQSIADDSEKKMTKAENPNKMSD from the coding sequence ATGAGTTTTTTAGGACCGTTTTTAGGCATCGGCGGATTTATTGCTGTCGTCCTTTTGCTGATGTTGTTTTTCTATTTTATCCCCGTTCAGTTGTGGGTTACTGCCATTGCATCTCGTGTGAGAGTAAGTTTGTTGAGTTTGGTTGGTATGCGTTTGCGGAAAATTTCCCCTGCGCTTATTGTGAATGTACTGATCAATGCTCGTAAGGCCGGTTTAAATGTAACCACAGAATTACTGGAAACCCACTATCTCGCCGGTGGTAATGTAAAGCGGGTTGTTGATGCGCTCATTGCAGCGGATAAAGCGGGAATCGATCTCGATTTTAAATTAGCAACAGCTATCGACCTTGCCGGCCGAAATGTGCTGGAAGCGGTGCAAACCAGTGTAAATCCTAAAGTTATCGATAGCCCCAAACAGGGAAAAATTTCGGCAGTTGCCAAAGATGGTATCCAACTGAATGCCAGCGCCCGCGTTACTGTTCGTGCCAATTTGCAGCGGTTGGTTGGTGGCGCAACAGAAGATACGATCATCGCGCGGGTCGGTGAAGGTATTGTATCGGCAATCGGTTCAGCAGATTCTTACAAAGTTGTGTTGGAAAATCCCGATCAAATTTCCAAAAAAGTGCTCAGCCGGGGATTGGATTCGGGCACCGCGTTTGAAATTTTATCCATCGATATCGCGGATGTGGATGTGGGCAAAAACGTTGGCGCATTTTTGCAGGCAGATCAGGCTGGTGCAGACCTGAAAGTGGCGCAGGCGAAAGCCGAAACCCGCCGCGCAATGGCAGTTGCACAGGAACAGGAAATGAAAGCCCGTACTCAGGAAATGCGCGCGAAAGTGGTTGAAGCGGAAGCACAAGTGCCGCAAGCGATTGCCAAAGCATTTGAAGAAGGAAAACTGGGTGTGTTCGATTATTACAATTTGAAGAACATCCAATCGGATACTTCCATGCGTCAAAGCATCGCTGATGACTCCGAGAAAAAGATGACAAAAGCTGAAAACCCGAATAAAATGAGTGATTGA